From Verrucomicrobia bacterium S94, the proteins below share one genomic window:
- a CDS encoding efflux RND transporter permease subunit — translation MLTKKEQTREQKSPVGRLIRFCLENKLIVTLFTMAVIFGGLLVAPFDWKVGDLQRYPVAVDAIPDIGENQQIVFTEWMGRSPEDVEDQIGYPLTVQLLGIPGVKTIRSYSMFGFSSIYIIFKEDVEFYWSRTRVLEKLNSLPSGTLPDGVQPTLGPDATALGQVYWYTLEGLDPDGNPTGGWDPEELRTTQDWYARYWLLSADGVAEVASVGGFVREYQIDVDPDAMRAYGVSVDEVYKAVQGANMDVGAKNLEVNRVEYFIRGIGFIKKVEDIENSVIKVNADNVPVLVKHVANVTLGPAQRRGTLDKGGAPAVGGVVVARYGDNPLRVIANVKEKIKGTADALPSKAIIDFNKTTDEEVIAFGIQQGFDAYKNHQINQPEWKEYLRSVERSEWPEWITLSKVTVVPFYDRTGLIYETLGTLNEAITQQVLITIIVVLMMVLHLRSGLAISTMLPLTVLFCFIGMKLFNVQANIVALSGIAIAIGTIVDMGIVICENILKHLDKADPDESKLEVVHRAASEVGSAVLTAVLTTVISFLPVFTMIGAEGKLFKPLAFTKTVALVASIILALTVLPVLSHTLFCWKQKKKQKLVSPRVKKLKKGIPLIGVITVIACVGLLLTLEWEPLGPERGTFRNLIFVILLIGGLLGFFQLFQHFYARILRWCLDHKALFLILPVFLFTMGMTSWLGFSKTFGWLPNTIEKTAPIQKLAHWFPGFGKEFMPTLDEGSFLFMPTTMTHASIGEAIDILAKQDMAFESIPEIESAVGKLGRAETPLDPAPISMIETVINYIPEYRTDKDGQRINYKYSKGEFVRDADGELIEDPRGRPFRQWRDHIRSPDDIWDEITKAAKIPGTTSAPNLQPIAARIVMLQSGMRAPMGVKVQGPDLETIEEVGLQIEKYLKEVPSVEPAAVIADRIVGKPYLEIHPDREALARYGIPIHKFQNVVEIAIGGKKVTGTIEGRERFPVRVRYARELRDDIESLEKVLIPGMTGQQIPITELADIRYVRGPQNIKSEDTFLVGYVVFDKKPGYAEVDVVEQAQAYLQSKIDSGELEIPRGVSYRFAGSYENQQRASKTLAMVLPIALFAIFMLIYFEFKSTATTLLIFTGVFIAWSGGFILLWFYGQPWFLDFSIFGVEMRNLFQVHTINMSVAVWVGFLALFGIATDDGVVMGTYLTQLFREKTLHTKQEVRALVIEAGNRRVRACLMTTATTILALLPVLTSTGRGSDIMVPMAIPSFGGMLIEVITMLVVPVLYCWIQELRVRKNKNASEV, via the coding sequence ATGCTCACTAAAAAAGAACAGACTCGCGAACAAAAATCACCAGTAGGCCGTCTGATTCGGTTTTGTTTGGAAAATAAACTGATCGTAACCCTCTTTACGATGGCCGTTATCTTTGGCGGTCTACTCGTTGCTCCATTTGATTGGAAGGTCGGAGATCTCCAGCGATACCCTGTTGCGGTAGACGCCATTCCTGATATTGGAGAAAACCAGCAAATCGTCTTTACCGAGTGGATGGGACGATCCCCCGAAGATGTAGAGGATCAGATCGGTTATCCATTAACCGTTCAACTGCTCGGGATTCCGGGCGTGAAAACGATTCGTTCGTATTCCATGTTCGGCTTTTCCTCGATCTACATCATCTTTAAGGAGGATGTGGAGTTCTACTGGTCACGAACCCGCGTACTGGAAAAGCTGAATTCGCTACCTTCGGGAACATTGCCGGATGGTGTGCAACCGACGCTCGGCCCTGATGCTACAGCGTTGGGACAGGTCTATTGGTATACACTGGAAGGATTGGATCCAGACGGAAATCCAACGGGCGGATGGGATCCCGAAGAGCTCCGCACCACCCAGGATTGGTATGCACGATATTGGCTGTTATCTGCGGATGGCGTGGCTGAAGTGGCTTCAGTCGGCGGTTTTGTGCGCGAATACCAAATTGATGTGGATCCCGATGCGATGCGTGCCTACGGCGTGAGCGTAGATGAAGTCTACAAAGCGGTCCAAGGGGCCAATATGGATGTGGGCGCGAAAAACCTGGAAGTGAACCGGGTTGAATATTTTATTCGCGGCATCGGCTTCATTAAGAAAGTGGAAGACATTGAAAACAGCGTTATCAAAGTTAACGCCGATAATGTGCCTGTTTTAGTCAAACATGTGGCCAACGTGACGCTCGGCCCTGCCCAGCGTCGAGGTACGCTGGATAAAGGCGGTGCGCCAGCGGTCGGAGGGGTTGTTGTTGCACGCTATGGTGACAACCCGCTTCGAGTCATCGCCAATGTCAAAGAGAAGATTAAAGGCACTGCAGATGCACTCCCTTCCAAAGCCATCATCGATTTCAATAAGACAACCGATGAAGAGGTTATTGCATTTGGTATACAACAGGGATTTGACGCGTATAAGAACCATCAAATCAATCAACCGGAGTGGAAAGAGTATTTGCGCTCGGTTGAGCGTTCGGAATGGCCCGAATGGATAACACTCAGCAAAGTGACTGTGGTTCCATTCTATGATCGAACCGGACTGATTTATGAGACCCTCGGCACCCTGAATGAGGCAATCACGCAACAGGTATTGATCACTATTATTGTCGTATTGATGATGGTATTGCATCTACGTTCCGGGCTGGCTATCAGCACCATGCTTCCGCTAACCGTTCTATTTTGCTTCATTGGCATGAAGCTATTCAATGTCCAGGCCAATATTGTTGCCTTGTCAGGGATCGCCATCGCCATTGGAACCATTGTCGATATGGGGATCGTCATCTGCGAAAATATTCTTAAGCATCTCGATAAGGCCGATCCCGACGAATCCAAGCTTGAAGTCGTCCACCGAGCGGCTTCAGAAGTAGGAAGTGCTGTATTGACAGCTGTGCTGACTACGGTGATCAGCTTCCTGCCGGTCTTCACCATGATCGGCGCGGAAGGCAAGCTCTTCAAACCGTTAGCTTTTACGAAAACGGTGGCACTGGTCGCCTCCATTATTCTGGCATTAACTGTGTTGCCCGTGCTTTCACACACCCTGTTTTGCTGGAAACAGAAAAAGAAACAAAAACTCGTATCCCCCCGTGTTAAAAAACTCAAAAAAGGCATTCCTCTCATTGGGGTGATCACGGTCATTGCCTGTGTGGGTTTGTTGCTTACGCTAGAGTGGGAGCCACTGGGGCCAGAAAGAGGCACTTTCAGAAACCTGATTTTTGTCATCCTGCTCATCGGGGGCCTGCTTGGATTCTTCCAACTCTTCCAGCACTTTTATGCGCGCATCCTGCGGTGGTGCTTAGATCATAAGGCCTTATTCCTAATACTTCCTGTATTTCTATTTACCATGGGTATGACCAGCTGGCTGGGCTTTAGTAAAACCTTTGGATGGCTCCCAAATACCATCGAAAAAACAGCTCCAATTCAAAAATTGGCGCATTGGTTCCCCGGGTTCGGCAAAGAATTCATGCCAACGCTGGATGAGGGTTCCTTCCTCTTCATGCCCACCACCATGACCCACGCATCCATTGGTGAAGCTATTGACATTCTGGCCAAACAGGATATGGCCTTTGAGTCGATTCCAGAAATTGAGTCGGCGGTCGGAAAGCTTGGTCGCGCTGAGACGCCTCTCGACCCTGCGCCCATATCTATGATCGAAACGGTGATTAATTATATTCCCGAATATAGAACGGATAAAGATGGGCAGCGCATCAACTATAAATATTCAAAAGGAGAATTTGTCAGAGATGCTGATGGAGAACTTATAGAAGATCCCCGAGGTCGACCGTTCCGCCAATGGCGTGATCATATTCGTTCGCCTGATGATATTTGGGATGAGATTACTAAGGCCGCCAAAATACCCGGCACAACCTCCGCTCCCAATCTGCAACCGATTGCCGCCCGAATTGTTATGCTGCAAAGCGGGATGCGCGCTCCAATGGGCGTAAAGGTGCAAGGGCCAGATCTCGAAACCATCGAGGAAGTAGGGCTTCAGATTGAGAAATATCTAAAAGAAGTGCCATCCGTTGAACCGGCAGCTGTCATTGCCGACCGCATTGTGGGTAAACCTTATCTGGAAATTCATCCAGATCGAGAAGCCTTGGCTCGCTACGGCATTCCAATTCACAAGTTCCAGAATGTGGTCGAAATCGCCATTGGCGGAAAAAAGGTTACCGGGACTATCGAGGGAAGAGAGCGTTTCCCCGTTCGTGTTCGGTATGCACGTGAATTGCGTGATGATATTGAGTCTCTCGAGAAAGTACTCATTCCTGGCATGACCGGGCAGCAGATTCCGATTACTGAGTTGGCCGATATTCGTTATGTACGCGGCCCACAAAACATCAAGTCGGAAGACACCTTTCTCGTTGGCTACGTGGTCTTCGATAAAAAACCCGGCTACGCCGAAGTAGATGTGGTTGAACAGGCCCAAGCCTACCTTCAATCAAAGATCGACAGTGGTGAGCTTGAAATCCCCCGAGGTGTTAGTTATCGATTTGCGGGATCCTATGAAAACCAGCAACGAGCTTCTAAAACACTCGCGATGGTTTTGCCGATTGCACTCTTTGCCATCTTCATGCTCATCTACTTTGAGTTTAAATCCACGGCCACCACCTTGCTGATCTTTACCGGCGTCTTCATTGCATGGTCCGGTGGATTTATTCTGCTGTGGTTCTATGGACAACCTTGGTTCTTAGATTTCAGCATCTTCGGGGTTGAAATGCGCAATCTCTTTCAGGTGCACACCATCAATATGAGCGTGGCTGTCTGGGTCGGCTTCCTCGCACTCTTCGGTATTGCCACTGATGATGGCGTCGTCATGGGCACCTACCTCACACAACTGTTCAGGGAGAAAACTTTGCATACGAAACAAGAGGTCCGCGCCTTAGTCATCGAAGCAGGTAACCGACGAGTTCGAGCCTGTCTAATGACCACCGCGACCACGATTCTCGCTCTGTTGCCCGTTCTGACTTCAACAGGGCGAGGCTCTGATATCATGGTTCCCATGGCCATTCCAAGTTTTGGAGGCATGTTGATTGAAGTAATCACCATGTTGGTTGTTCCCGTGCTCTATTGCTGGATTCAGGAGCTTCGGGTTCGAAAAAACAAAAATGCATCGGAGGTATAA
- a CDS encoding heavy metal translocating P-type ATPase, with amino-acid sequence MNVLTLKITGLDCAEEVGALKATVGKLEGVDELAFNLLNGTMTVTYSDATTAEEEIIAAVSQAGMKVQPYQPGIDPDQSFWQQEGRKIMCILSGALAFFGFALHAFLHKSLLDALAGGEGAEPHSIPVVSIFSYLGAVIAGGWYVLPKAISAVRRHRADMNLLMSIAVIGAMLIGEWFEAAAVAFLFSFSLLLESWSVGRARRAIRALMDLTPATARYICPCDGDIMEKPIADVPVGVTVLVRPGEKFPLDGVISKGSTTVNQAPITGESMPVEKQLGDEVYAGTVNEDGSVEFRSSKPASETTISQIIRMVEEAQSRRAPSEQWVEKFARYYTPAMILLAVLIALVPPVLFGGAWGAWFYQALVILVIACPCALVISTPVSIVAALASSARAGVLIKGGAYLEAAGRLKAIALDKTGTITHGKPEVQEIVPLNTHTCNELLERAAAMEAHSDHPLARAILRLAKKEGINVPPAEDFQAIKGKGASAIIHGRAFWLGSHRLLHEKNMETPELHQQIESMEDAGHSIVVIGNDEHVCGLISVADSVREHAAEVVKGLKAVGLQHVVMLTGDNQGTADAIAKTVGLDDVQAELLPEDKLRTVEGLVQQYGDVAMVGDGINDAPALAAASLGIAMGAAGTDAAIETADIALMSDDLTRIPWLIRHAQRTLNIIRQNIIFALGLKLVFMGLAVANVATLWMAIAADMGASLLVIGNSLRLLRMKAGHQNDL; translated from the coding sequence ATGAACGTGTTAACGCTGAAAATCACCGGCTTGGATTGTGCGGAGGAAGTAGGTGCGCTTAAAGCAACCGTTGGTAAGCTGGAGGGAGTCGATGAGCTTGCCTTTAACCTGCTAAATGGAACCATGACGGTTACCTACTCTGATGCCACCACCGCTGAAGAAGAGATCATCGCGGCGGTCTCTCAGGCCGGGATGAAGGTGCAACCATATCAACCTGGCATCGATCCAGATCAAAGCTTCTGGCAACAAGAGGGGCGCAAGATTATGTGCATCCTCAGTGGTGCTCTTGCTTTCTTTGGATTTGCCCTGCATGCGTTTCTTCACAAAAGCCTGCTCGACGCTTTGGCCGGAGGAGAAGGTGCTGAGCCTCACAGTATTCCGGTGGTCAGCATTTTCTCCTACCTTGGTGCGGTCATCGCCGGTGGATGGTATGTCTTGCCAAAGGCGATCAGTGCCGTGCGCAGGCACAGAGCGGATATGAATCTTTTGATGAGCATTGCAGTTATTGGTGCTATGTTGATCGGTGAATGGTTTGAGGCTGCTGCTGTCGCGTTCCTGTTTTCATTTTCTCTGCTGTTAGAATCTTGGAGCGTAGGTCGTGCCCGCAGGGCTATTAGGGCTTTGATGGATCTTACGCCTGCAACCGCCCGCTATATCTGCCCTTGCGATGGAGACATCATGGAAAAACCCATTGCCGATGTGCCCGTCGGTGTGACAGTGCTTGTGCGTCCGGGTGAAAAATTTCCGTTGGACGGGGTCATCAGTAAAGGAAGCACGACCGTCAATCAGGCTCCCATCACCGGCGAATCCATGCCGGTGGAAAAACAGCTGGGAGACGAGGTTTATGCGGGAACGGTGAATGAAGATGGTTCCGTTGAGTTCCGCTCGTCTAAACCTGCCAGTGAGACAACCATATCACAAATCATTCGTATGGTTGAAGAAGCCCAATCCCGCCGTGCCCCATCGGAGCAATGGGTAGAAAAATTTGCCCGCTACTACACTCCGGCGATGATTCTACTGGCCGTGCTCATTGCCCTCGTTCCCCCGGTCTTATTTGGTGGTGCATGGGGAGCGTGGTTCTATCAGGCACTGGTTATCCTTGTGATTGCCTGTCCGTGTGCTCTAGTGATTTCCACACCCGTCAGTATCGTGGCAGCGTTGGCGTCATCTGCCCGTGCAGGTGTATTGATTAAGGGCGGTGCCTATCTGGAGGCAGCCGGACGTCTTAAAGCCATTGCGCTGGATAAAACCGGAACCATCACGCACGGTAAGCCCGAGGTCCAGGAGATCGTTCCGCTCAATACCCATACGTGCAACGAACTATTGGAACGGGCCGCCGCTATGGAAGCGCATAGCGACCATCCGCTGGCACGGGCCATATTGCGTTTGGCGAAGAAGGAGGGAATTAATGTTCCTCCGGCAGAAGATTTTCAGGCAATCAAAGGTAAAGGGGCATCAGCAATCATTCATGGACGCGCCTTCTGGCTAGGTAGCCACCGCCTTCTACACGAAAAGAATATGGAAACCCCGGAGCTCCATCAGCAAATCGAGTCGATGGAAGATGCTGGTCATTCGATTGTGGTTATCGGTAACGATGAACATGTTTGTGGGCTCATTAGCGTCGCCGATTCGGTTCGTGAACATGCCGCCGAGGTCGTGAAAGGACTCAAAGCAGTCGGTCTTCAACATGTGGTGATGCTTACCGGTGATAATCAAGGTACAGCCGATGCCATAGCCAAAACAGTGGGATTGGATGACGTTCAGGCCGAACTGCTGCCGGAAGACAAGTTAAGGACGGTCGAAGGACTGGTACAACAATATGGAGACGTGGCCATGGTCGGCGACGGTATCAACGATGCCCCGGCACTAGCTGCCGCCAGTCTTGGGATTGCCATGGGTGCTGCCGGAACGGATGCAGCGATTGAAACGGCAGACATTGCCCTGATGTCCGACGACCTCACCCGCATTCCTTGGCTCATCCGGCATGCCCAGAGAACGCTGAATATCATTCGTCAGAATATCATATTTGCCCTCGGCCTGAAGTTAGTATTCATGGGGCTGGCCGTAGCTAATGTGGCGACCCTTTGGATGGCTATTGCGGCAGACATGGGAGCATCGTTGCTGGTAATCGGGAATAGCTTGCGATTACTCAGAATGAAAGCGGGGCATCAGAATGATCTCTAA
- a CDS encoding TolC family protein, translating to MKQIYLLFFSLALASVAAAEELTLDRALELARENSLQLKADQKQIEANEKAKLATGLWDSPELEFEAEGVGGDNNGFNDAEYTVGLKQRIPLGGKNDKERAAAQATIDVSTHASRQNVLELNEKVQRTFIELMSQQEIGKVRSEQEQLGRAFVEVAQRRLQAGSGSELEVVQARLELNKIRQAQSCCLGDIKAAQVKLASLLNVSTNVVSEVSMPYYELESVESLMLDRNFPLLRQYEAQEERIRAQARRAAASDVPDVTFGAGVRYEAESDINSFVFSASIPLTFNRRGRTQSAAALLEAEAVWTERAEAQRELNSELSSLKALYQGTEMQVDISKKELIPAAEKAYELSLKGYEIGRFSWMELIAAQQNLADIKIAYIEYLREAQLIRADLSKFIKEGI from the coding sequence ATGAAACAAATATACTTACTATTTTTCAGCCTAGCTTTAGCCAGTGTGGCGGCAGCTGAAGAATTAACATTGGACCGAGCTCTGGAACTGGCCCGGGAAAATTCGCTGCAATTAAAAGCGGATCAGAAACAAATTGAAGCCAATGAAAAAGCAAAGCTGGCAACCGGATTGTGGGACAGTCCTGAGCTGGAATTTGAGGCTGAAGGCGTCGGAGGCGATAACAACGGTTTCAATGATGCCGAGTACACGGTGGGACTGAAGCAGAGAATCCCGCTGGGAGGAAAAAACGACAAAGAACGTGCGGCTGCACAGGCGACGATTGATGTATCTACCCACGCATCGCGCCAAAACGTTCTGGAGCTGAATGAAAAAGTTCAGCGAACATTCATCGAGTTGATGAGCCAACAGGAAATCGGGAAAGTGCGCTCTGAACAGGAGCAGCTTGGGCGTGCATTTGTTGAGGTGGCTCAACGGAGGCTTCAGGCAGGAAGCGGTTCCGAACTGGAAGTAGTGCAGGCTCGGCTGGAGCTGAATAAGATCCGGCAGGCTCAATCGTGCTGTTTGGGAGATATAAAGGCGGCACAAGTAAAGTTGGCCTCGCTACTGAATGTTTCCACAAACGTGGTCTCGGAGGTAAGCATGCCTTACTACGAGCTGGAGTCCGTCGAGTCGCTCATGCTGGATAGGAACTTTCCGCTCCTCCGTCAGTATGAAGCTCAAGAAGAGAGAATTCGCGCTCAAGCCAGAAGGGCGGCGGCCAGCGATGTGCCTGATGTTACCTTTGGTGCCGGAGTCCGGTATGAAGCAGAGAGTGATATTAATTCATTTGTCTTCTCGGCTTCTATTCCGCTGACATTTAATCGCCGAGGCCGAACCCAGTCTGCTGCAGCGCTTTTAGAAGCCGAAGCGGTATGGACTGAACGGGCAGAGGCTCAACGCGAGTTGAACAGCGAGCTGAGTAGCCTTAAAGCCCTCTATCAGGGAACTGAAATGCAGGTCGATATTAGTAAGAAGGAACTGATCCCGGCTGCAGAGAAAGCCTATGAGCTAAGCCTTAAGGGATACGAAATAGGACGCTTCTCTTGGATGGAGTTGATTGCCGCTCAACAAAATCTGGCCGACATCAAAATCGCCTATATTGAATACCTGCGCGAAGCACAGCTCATCCGCGCTGACTTATCTAAATTTATAAAAGAAGGAATTTAA
- a CDS encoding HlyD family efflux transporter periplasmic adaptor subunit, with amino-acid sequence MKKLTIITSSLLLAMSVLAQKPACDCADCKEQAAAAAAGKQFTLPGLQGLNQPSTENVKLQEPILSKNAEQENAEEATGAEKKGAEPCGDSCDTDHSGVEHSGNEGEHENHEHGAECSHGSVAEATVPHDHDGDGVPDHDSHDDDHDGHDHGANDTDHDPHAGHDHGSNGDAAHDDHAGHDHGDHADGGIELSEDMIKKVGLKLLEAEGGTVALSSIFPAEIKLNRDQSASVSPRFPSIVRQVFAEIGDEVKKGDVLASLENRETMAVYTVSAPQDGIIISKDLAVGETAGVDSVLYKVADLSSVWADISIFPEYQHLVQKNTVATFVAHDGHTAKGKIKYVSPIVSHETRTLTARCVLEGATEDFKPGAFVRAEIVVKQVDANVVVPREAIQRIEGESVIFTPSEHGFVATPVQTGAEDDLSIEIRSGLKPNDRYVAVGAFALKAQMVTSGMDPHAGHGH; translated from the coding sequence ATGAAAAAACTAACAATCATTACAAGCTCTCTTTTACTTGCCATGTCCGTTCTCGCTCAAAAACCCGCCTGTGACTGCGCCGACTGCAAAGAACAGGCTGCTGCGGCGGCGGCAGGAAAACAATTCACATTACCTGGCCTGCAAGGGCTAAACCAACCATCCACTGAAAATGTGAAGCTGCAGGAGCCTATATTGAGTAAAAATGCCGAACAGGAAAATGCAGAAGAAGCAACAGGTGCTGAGAAAAAAGGTGCCGAACCATGCGGAGACTCTTGTGATACTGACCATTCAGGTGTTGAGCATTCAGGCAATGAAGGCGAGCACGAGAACCATGAGCACGGAGCAGAATGCAGTCATGGCTCCGTAGCCGAAGCAACTGTACCTCATGACCACGATGGCGATGGCGTGCCAGATCACGATTCTCATGACGATGATCATGACGGTCATGACCATGGCGCGAACGATACGGATCATGATCCCCATGCAGGGCATGATCATGGCTCTAATGGCGATGCTGCTCATGATGACCACGCGGGGCATGATCATGGAGATCATGCTGACGGAGGCATTGAGCTTTCTGAAGACATGATCAAGAAAGTGGGCCTTAAACTTCTTGAGGCTGAAGGAGGAACCGTTGCGCTTTCATCCATATTTCCCGCAGAGATCAAGCTGAACCGGGACCAGTCGGCCTCTGTATCTCCTCGCTTCCCTAGCATTGTTCGGCAGGTTTTTGCTGAAATTGGAGACGAGGTTAAAAAAGGCGATGTACTGGCTTCTTTGGAAAATCGGGAAACCATGGCCGTTTATACGGTCTCGGCTCCACAGGATGGAATCATCATAAGTAAAGATCTTGCAGTTGGCGAAACTGCCGGGGTGGACTCGGTTCTATATAAAGTTGCTGATCTCTCATCGGTCTGGGCGGATATTAGTATTTTCCCGGAATATCAGCATTTAGTTCAAAAGAATACCGTCGCCACATTTGTTGCGCATGATGGCCACACAGCCAAAGGTAAGATTAAGTACGTCAGTCCGATTGTTTCGCACGAAACTCGTACGCTCACTGCACGCTGTGTACTAGAAGGCGCTACTGAAGATTTCAAACCGGGGGCTTTTGTGCGGGCTGAAATTGTGGTGAAGCAGGTCGACGCGAATGTGGTGGTCCCGCGCGAAGCAATACAGCGTATTGAGGGCGAATCCGTAATCTTTACGCCGAGTGAACATGGCTTTGTTGCAACGCCCGTTCAAACAGGAGCGGAAGATGACTTAAGCATCGAAATTCGCAGCGGTCTAAAGCCGAATGATCGGTATGTCGCCGTCGGAGCATTTGCCCTAAAAGCGCAGATGGTTACCAGCGGAATGGATCCCCATGCAGGTCATGGACATTAA